In a single window of the Schistocerca americana isolate TAMUIC-IGC-003095 chromosome X, iqSchAmer2.1, whole genome shotgun sequence genome:
- the LOC124555422 gene encoding uncharacterized protein LOC124555422 translates to MATFPEKRKDEVSPCENDFGTFNPEFATELSNKLEHISPRNEEVSTIDMYDDRLHEMTASYSEISFDSLTSPPDASIFENRSFGGSPCSDEMACKKKSDSEGARFEPQDSDNKRPDKLELQRCAESSALQKKNVQSIHKTLQDLHLEGTVTTEGDMVLFVAEDLETKIKLSSPITKKGDTPPFPGSRISTPCLYRQALMPQLPSVDPNVLNDLEQEVRRLATSVDTLTENLAGILHSVSAITVECLETYRDAVCKTCDAVDSNIKLMYQLMAKCEELSKFMTRIYKLSEQLKAIKKLLDLFENAVST, encoded by the exons ATGGCAACATTTCCAGAAAAACGGAAAGATGAAGTTTCTCCATGCGAAAATGATTTCGGAACTTTTAATCCGGAATTTGCTACAGAATTATCCAACAAATTGGAACACATATCACCAAGAAACGAAGAAGTTTCTACGATTGATATGTATGATGATCGG CTGCACGAGATGACAGCTTCGTATTCAGAAATATCATTCGATTCGCTAACGTCACCTCCAGATGCTTCAATTTTTGAAAATCGCTCGTTTGGTGGGTCTCCGTGCTCAGACGAAATGGCTTGCAAGAAGAAGAGTGATTCGGAGGGTGCAAGGTTTGAGCCGCAGGACAGCGATAATAAACGACCTGACAAGCTGGAGCTACAGAGGTGTGCTGAAAGTTCCGCGTTGCAGAAAAAGAATGTACAGTCTATTCATAAGACATTGCAGGATTTGCATTTGGAGGGCACTGTTACTACGGAAGGTGATATGGTGTTATTCGTTGCAGAAGACCTGGAAACCAAAATAAAGCTCTCAAGTCCTATTACAAAGAAAGGTG ATACGCCTCCGTTTCCTGGATCGCGGATTTCAACTCCTTGTCTTTATAGACAAGCATTAATGCCACAGCTTCCTTCTGTTGATCCCAATGTTCTAAATGATTTGGAGCAGGAAGTGAGGAGGTTAGCTACATCTGTCGATACCCTAACAGAAAACCTAGCAGGGATTTTGCACAGT GTATCAGCTATTACAGTTGAGTGTCTGGAAACATACAGGGATGCCGTTTGCAAAACATGTGATGCTGTTGATTCAAATATTAAg TTGATGTACCAGCTCATGGCTAAATGTGAAGAGCTGAGCAAGTTCATGACACGAATATACAAACTTTCTGAACAACT